Proteins encoded within one genomic window of Aspergillus nidulans FGSC A4 chromosome VII:
- a CDS encoding uncharacterized protein (transcript_id=CADANIAT00009310), translated as MAGTQDTYFPGAVPVPEGETYDPDFSHPWLYTESRAIVIAGLIFSTLSLMLRVYTKAALLRKFGWDDTLRHCNAGPLSLSHCSLVQDGYAHGGIGLHIWNITPQMLLDFQKGVFAAGIVYVPSLALAKASLIILYYRIVGQQQLYRYALYVIAAVVVGYSVAITFALIFACRPIERAWNMALPGTCVDQNSLYIATAITNTVTDVALILVAIPVVWGLNMPVIQKIGLFFMFVVGCANVEANFIIICACLPFMRHFLRRYAPKLIGEGSSAGRYFKSYNGGASTTRSWRRRPEHTVLQDEIELAEHGSVPDNESGVRIMKEVQWNVTEERREGSPAPDEMHFQEERVKHVLPGI; from the exons ATGGCTGGGACACAGGACACGTACTTTCCCGGCGCTGTCCCTGTCCCGGAGGGTGAGACATATGATCCCGACTTCTCTCATCCGTGGCTATATACCGAGAGCAGGGCGATCGTGATTGCGGGTCTGATTTTCAGTACGCTCTCTCTGATGCTGCGAGTGTACACCAAAGCTGCACTGCTGCGCAAGTTCGGATGGGACGATA CTCTTCGCCATTGTAACGCAGGTCCTCTGTCTCT ATCTCATTGCTCACTGGTACAAGATGGCTACGCACACGGCGGAATCGGCCTGCACATCTGGAACATCACGCCGCAGATGCTCCTCGATTTCCAAAAA GGCGTCTTCGCCGCCGGCATCGTCTATGTCCCatccctcgccctcgccaaAGCCTCCCTTATCATCCTGTACTACCGCATCGTGGGCCAACAACAACTCTACCGGTACGCCCTGTACGTGATCGCAGCCGTCGTAGTCGGGTACAGTGTCGCCATCACCTTCGCGCTGATCTTCGCGTGCCGACCCATTGAAAGGGCGTGGAATATGGCCTTGCCGGGGACATGCGTAGACCAGAATAGCCTCTATATTGCGACGGCCATCACGAACACAGTGACAGATGTGGCGCTCATCCTCGTTGCTATACCTGTTGTATGGGGGTTGAATATGCCGGTAATCCAGAAGATCGGCCTGTTCTTTATGTTTGTTGTCGGCTGCGC CAACGTCGAGGCAAATTTTATCATCATCTGCGCCTGTCTGCCGTTTATGCGCCACTTTCTGCGCCGCTACGCTCCCAAGCTCATCGGCGAGGGCTCCTCCGCGGGCCGTTACTTCAAAAGCTACAACGGCGGGGCGAGCACAACCCGATCGTGGCGACGAAGACCCGAGCATACAGTGCTTCAAGACGAGATTGAGCTCGCGGAGCATGGCAGTGTTCCTGATAATGAATCTGGGGTCCGGATCATGAAGGAGGTACAGTGGAATGTGACCGAAGAGCGACGCGAGGGGTCGCCGGCCCCGGACGAGATGCATTTTCAGGAGGAGAGAGTCAAGCATGTGCTGCCAGGGAT ATAA
- a CDS encoding FAD-binding oxidoreductase (transcript_id=CADANIAT00009308) codes for MRLTPAAAAASLLSLSAPELTVATAAESYSADQCCAALFSSSIGDKVVFPGNAAYRDSVTSYWAVNVQLEPTCIVQPQSADDVSVAVQTLAGAGGNSRCKFAVRSGGHMTWAGSNNIETGVTIDLSLMNSTIYDKEAKVATILPGSRWEAVYKTLEEYNVVVPGGRTGPVGVGGFLLGGGNSFHAARVGLACDNVINYEVVLASGRIVNANNNTNVELFKALKGGSNNFGIVTKYELKAIDNAHLWGGINVFDNSTTNQQIDALVKFIDNIENDPYASWIGLWQYNSTTRKTLISSPWDYTKPVAHPAAFDDFSKIPRISSSNRFATLYNLTSELQQAAGYRWTHPANGNSDIFLTSTYLNSAAVLHKTIEILNKKIEAAVPVAQGKDWSIMVIIQPWPKIYWQRNQNNGVGNVLGLDRFDENMLQVLYDYSWDNAADDELFQRLCREAMAELDEYAKSIGKYNEYIYLNYADVSQNPLRGYGDENVEFIRQVAERYDPDGVFQSQVPGGFKVSEA; via the exons ATGAGGCTCActcctgccgctgcagcAGCATCGCTGCTCAGTCTCTCCGCACCTGAGTTGACTGTAGCCACGGCTGCGGAATCATACTCTGCGGATCAATGC TGCGCCGCCCttttcagcagcagtatcgGTGACAAAGTCGTCTTCCCCGGCAACGCGGCCTACCGCGACTCCGTGACCTCGTACTGGGCCGTCAATGTCCAACTGGAACCGACCTGCATTGTGCAGCCGCAGTCTGCCGACGATGTCTCGGTCGCGGTGCAGACACTGGCTGGTGCCGGCGGCAACTCGCGCTGCAAGTTCGCAGTACGCAGTGGAGGACACATGACCTGGGCTGGGTCGAACAACATCGAAACGGGCGTTACCATTGATCTCTCGCTGATGAACAGCACaatctatgacaaggaggcCAAGGTTGCGACTATTCTGCCAGGTTCGCGCTGGGAGGCCGTTTATAAGACCCTGGAGGAGTACAATGTTGTCGTTCCCGGTGGTAGGACAGGCCCGgttggtgttggagggtTCTTGCTTGGAG GCGGAAACTCCTTCCACGCCGCGCGGGTCGGACTCGCTTGCGACAATGTCATCAACTACGAGGTTGTCCTTGCCAGCGGCCGCATTGTTAacgccaacaacaacaccaacgTTGAGCTCTTCAAGGCCTTGAAAGGCGGCTCGAACAACTTTGGCATTGTGACCAAATACGAACTCAAGGCGATCGACAACGCGCACCTCTGGGGCGGCATCAACGTCTTCGACAACTCCACCACGAACCAGCAGATTGACGCCCTGGTCAAGTTCATTGACAACATCGAAAACGACCCATATGCCTCCTGGATCGGCCTCTGGCAGTACAACTCGACCACGCGGAAAACCCTCATCAGCAGCCCCTGGGACTACACGAAGCCCGTTGCGCACCCTGCTGCCTTCGACGACTTCTCCAAGATCCCTCGCATCTCGTCCTCGAACCGCTTCGCGACATTGTATAATCTCACCAGtgagctgcagcaggccGCTGGATATCG GTGGACGCATCCTGCTAACGGGAACAGCGATATCTTTTTGACAAGCACCTACTTAAACAGCGCCGCGGTCCTCCACAAGACAATCGAGATCCTAAACAAGAAGATCGAAGCCGCCGTCCCCGTCGCCCAGGGCAAGGATTGGTCCATCATGGTGATTATCCAGCCCTGGCCCAAGATCTACTGGCAGCGGAACCAGAACAACGGGGTTGGCAATGTCCTTGGGCTGGACCGGTTTGATGAGAACATGCTGC AGGTGCTGTACGATTACTCCTGGGACAACGCGGCCGATgacgagctcttccagcGGCTCTGCAGAGAAGCCATGGCTGAGCTGGATGAATACGCCAAGAGCATTGGCAAGTACAACGAGTACATCTACCTGAACTATGCAGACGTCTCGCAGAACCCGCTCAGAGGGTACGGGGATGAGAATGTTGAGTTCATCCGCCAGGTGGCTGAGCGATATGATCCGGATGGAGTCTTCCAGTCGCAGGTCCCGGGAGGGTTCAAAGTCAGCGAGGCGtaa
- a CDS encoding LLM class flavin-dependent oxidoreductase (transcript_id=CADANIAT00009311) has product MAETKGKKQIILNAFVMNTPAHMAPGQWRHPRNKTADYTKLSFWTDLAQLLDDAGFHAMFIADTLGPYDVYKGPANVVPALASGAQYPVNDPMYLVPAMASTTKNLIFGVTASLTYEQPYSLARRLSTVDHLSGGRVAWNIVTSYLDSAARNHGLDEQIPHDERYNRAHEYMDVLYKLWEGSFRDDAVVKDRESGVYIAPDAVRQIHHVGKYFKVPGPHFCEPSPQRTPFLFQAGVSEAGNGFGGKHGEAIFVAGQTPEGVRSTVESIRRVAASEGRDPNHIKVIVGITLIVAATDEEAYAKRDEYLKYADHEGVLALFGGWTGIDLSKYEDDADFRFADETKVASIVKRWASTVPGTDNLPWTKRRIVEFLSVGGIQTKIIGSGKTVADELERWVEISGVDGFNLAHITNPGSFEDIIEFLLPELRTRGLFRETVAKEGATARETYLGVGQVRLPEDHPGTTQHGEFNPKLIRCTMAYPT; this is encoded by the exons atggCAGAAACCAAGGGAAAGAAACAAATCATCCTCAATGCCTTTGTCATGAACACGCCCGCGCACATGGCTCCAGGCCAATGGCGACACCCCCGCAACAAGACAGCAGACTACACGAAGCTCTCCTTTTGGACCGACCTCGCCCAGCTTCTTGACGATGCGGGCTTCCATGCCATGTTCATTGCGGACACTCTGGGACCGTACGACGTGTACAAAGGTCCGGCGAACGTGGTGCCCGCACTCGCCTCAGGCGCCCAGTACCCAGTCAATGACCCCATGTACCTCGTCCCCGCGATGGCCAGCACAACAAAGAACTTAATCTTCGGAGTGACGGCGAGTCTTACATACGAGCAGCCGTACTCGCTCGCTCGCCGACTTAGCACGGTCGATCATCTATCCGGCGGCCGAGTCGCGTGGAACATCGTCACGAGCTATCTTGACAGTGCTGCGCGAAATCACGGGCTTGACGAACAGATCCCGCACGACGAGCGGTATAACCGCGCACACGAGTACATGGATGTCCTATATAAACTGTGGGAGGGGAGTTTCCGGGATGATGCCGTGGTGAAGGATCGCGAGTCGGGCGTGTACATTGCCCCCGACGCAGTGCGACAGATCCACCACGTGGGCAAGTACTTCAAAGTACCCGGACCGCACTTTTGCGAGCCCTCACCACAGCGCACACCGTTTCTGTTCCAGGCGGGTGTGAGCGAGGCCGGGAACGGGTTTGGTGGCAAGCACGGGGAGGCGATCTTCGTCGCGGGCCAGACGCCCGAGGGTGTGCGAAGCACGGTCGAGAGTATCCGCCGGGTTGCGGCGAGCGAGGGGCGGGATCCAAATCATATCAAGGTCATCGTAGGCATCACGTTGATAGTTGCTGCCACGGACGAGGAGGCATATGCGAAGCGCGACGAGTACCTCAAGTATGCCGATCACGAGGGCGTCCTTGCCCTATTTGGCGGGTGGACGGGGATAGACCTGTCCAAGTACGAGGATGACGCGGACTTCCGGTTTGCAGACGAGACCAAAGTCGCAAGTATCGTGAAGCGGTGGGCGTCAACGGTTCCCGGCACCGATAATCTGCCCTGGACGAAGCGCCGGATCGTCGAATTCCTCAGCGTGGGTGGCATCCAGACAAAGATTATCGGCAGCGGCAAGACCGTTGCAGACGAGTTGGAACGATGGGTGGAAATTTCCGGAGTGGACGGGTTCAACCTGGCGCATATCACGAACCCGGGCAGCTTTGAGGATATCATCGAGTTTCTCTTGCCGGAGCTGCGCACTCGAGGGCTCTTCAGGGAGACAGTTGCTAAGGAGGGGGCCACGGCGAGAGAGACGTATCTGGGGGTTGGCCAGGTCCGGTTACCGGAGGATCATCCAGGGA CTACCCAGCATGGCGAGTTCAACCCTAAGCTGATACGCTGTACCATGGCATACCCAACTTAG
- a CDS encoding uncharacterized protein (transcript_id=CADANIAT00009309), with the protein MSMELQQLMIAAGDSQIRCSVSVQPRTARGYPAEQTTFQPGRPLRQSGRA; encoded by the exons ATGTCAATGGAACTGCAACAATTGATGATCGCTGCTGGCGATTCCCAAATAA GATGTAGTGTCTCTGTCCAGCCCCGGACAGCACGTGGATATCCGGCTGAACAGACCACCTTCCAGCCTGGGAGACCGCTGCGACAGTCAGGCAGGGCATAG